Proteins encoded in a region of the Solanum dulcamara chromosome 9, daSolDulc1.2, whole genome shotgun sequence genome:
- the LOC129902949 gene encoding patatin-like protein 2 isoform X1 — protein MERKTSQIQPPTYGDLITVLSIDGGGIRGIIPATILSFLESQLQELDGKDARLADYFDIIAGTSTGGLVTAMLTTPDENNRPLYAAKDITPFYLEHCPKIFPQKKCGLFAPIGNIVQTLIGPKYDGKYLHEVIKEKLKDTRLSNTITNVVIPTFDIKKLQPTIFSTYETKRSACYDAKLSDVCISTSAAPTYLPAHSFKVEDGKGNVKEHHLIDGGVAANNPGLIAISEVSKEILKNNPDFYPIKPMDYRRFLVISLGTGAAKCEQKYNSSMAAKWGIVEWLFHKGSTPLVEVFTQSSADMVDYHNSVVFQALRSEDSYLRIQEDELSGTEASVDVATKENLERLVEIGENLLKKPLSRVNLETGLTEPIPKGGTNEKALKRFATLLVNERRLRELRSPLIIKKASN, from the exons ATGGAGAGAAAAACATCTCAAATCCAACCTCCAACTTACGGAGATTTGATCACTGTTCTTAGCATCGATGGAGGTGGTATTCGAGGAATTATTCCAGCTACCATCCTTAGTTTTCTTGAATCGCAACTTCAg GAATTGGATGGAAAAGATGCAAGACTTGCAGATTACTTTGACATAATTGCTGGAACGAGCACTGGTGGCCTTGTGACGGCCATGCTAACGACTCCAGACGAAAATAATCGTCCACTTTATGCCGCCAAAGATATCACACCATTCTACTTGGAGCACTGTCCAAAGATTTTTCCACAAAAGAAatg CGGTTTATTTGCTCCAATTGGGAATATTGTGCAAACTCTAATAGGACCAAAATATGATGGCAAATACCTACATGAAGTCATCAAGGAAAAATTGAAAGATACTCGTCTTAGTAATACTATTACTAATGTTGTTATTCCGACTTTTGATATCAAGAAGTTGCAACCAACAATATTCTCCACTTATGAG ACGAAACGATCAGCATGTTACGATGCAAAATTGTCGGATGTTTGTATTAGTACTTCAGCAGCTCCTACTTATCTTCCTGCTCATTCATTCAAAGTTGAAGATGGCAAAGGCAATGTTAAAGAACATCATCTAATTGATGGTGGTGTTGCTGCTAATAATCCG GGTTTGATTGCAATATCGGAAGTAAGcaaagaaattttgaagaacAACCCAGATTTCTACCCAATAAAACCGATGGACTATCGTCGTTTCCTTGTAATATCATTAGGGACAGGAGCTGCAAAATGTGaacaaaaatataattcatcCATGGCAGCCAAATGGGGTATTGTCGAGTGGTTATTTCACAAAGGTTCTACACCATTAGTGGAAGTATTCACACAATCAAGTGCTGATATGGTTGATTACCATAATTCTGTTGTTTTTCAAGCTCTTCGCAGTGAAGATAGTTATCTTCGAATTCAA GAGGATGAACTGAGTGGAACAGAAGCATCAGTGGATGTGGCTACAAAGGAAAATTTGGAGAGGCTAGTGGAAATAGGagaaaatttattgaaaaaacCACTTTCAAGGGTAAATTTGGAAACAGGTTTGACAGAACCAATTCCTAAAGGAGGCACCAATGAGAAAGCCCTTAAAAG GTTTGCAACATTATTGGTCAATGAAAGAAGACTTCGTGAGTTGAGGTCGCCACTTATTATCAAGAAAGCCTCGAACTAA
- the LOC129902949 gene encoding patatin-like protein 1 isoform X2, whose protein sequence is MERKTSQIQPPTYGDLITVLSIDGGGIRGIIPATILSFLESQLQELDGKDARLADYFDIIAGTSTGGLVTAMLTTPDENNRPLYAAKDITPFYLEHCPKIFPQKKCGLFAPIGNIVQTLIGPKYDGKYLHEVIKEKLKDTRLSNTITNVVIPTFDIKKLQPTIFSTYEGLIAISEVSKEILKNNPDFYPIKPMDYRRFLVISLGTGAAKCEQKYNSSMAAKWGIVEWLFHKGSTPLVEVFTQSSADMVDYHNSVVFQALRSEDSYLRIQEDELSGTEASVDVATKENLERLVEIGENLLKKPLSRVNLETGLTEPIPKGGTNEKALKRFATLLVNERRLRELRSPLIIKKASN, encoded by the exons ATGGAGAGAAAAACATCTCAAATCCAACCTCCAACTTACGGAGATTTGATCACTGTTCTTAGCATCGATGGAGGTGGTATTCGAGGAATTATTCCAGCTACCATCCTTAGTTTTCTTGAATCGCAACTTCAg GAATTGGATGGAAAAGATGCAAGACTTGCAGATTACTTTGACATAATTGCTGGAACGAGCACTGGTGGCCTTGTGACGGCCATGCTAACGACTCCAGACGAAAATAATCGTCCACTTTATGCCGCCAAAGATATCACACCATTCTACTTGGAGCACTGTCCAAAGATTTTTCCACAAAAGAAatg CGGTTTATTTGCTCCAATTGGGAATATTGTGCAAACTCTAATAGGACCAAAATATGATGGCAAATACCTACATGAAGTCATCAAGGAAAAATTGAAAGATACTCGTCTTAGTAATACTATTACTAATGTTGTTATTCCGACTTTTGATATCAAGAAGTTGCAACCAACAATATTCTCCACTTATGAG GGTTTGATTGCAATATCGGAAGTAAGcaaagaaattttgaagaacAACCCAGATTTCTACCCAATAAAACCGATGGACTATCGTCGTTTCCTTGTAATATCATTAGGGACAGGAGCTGCAAAATGTGaacaaaaatataattcatcCATGGCAGCCAAATGGGGTATTGTCGAGTGGTTATTTCACAAAGGTTCTACACCATTAGTGGAAGTATTCACACAATCAAGTGCTGATATGGTTGATTACCATAATTCTGTTGTTTTTCAAGCTCTTCGCAGTGAAGATAGTTATCTTCGAATTCAA GAGGATGAACTGAGTGGAACAGAAGCATCAGTGGATGTGGCTACAAAGGAAAATTTGGAGAGGCTAGTGGAAATAGGagaaaatttattgaaaaaacCACTTTCAAGGGTAAATTTGGAAACAGGTTTGACAGAACCAATTCCTAAAGGAGGCACCAATGAGAAAGCCCTTAAAAG GTTTGCAACATTATTGGTCAATGAAAGAAGACTTCGTGAGTTGAGGTCGCCACTTATTATCAAGAAAGCCTCGAACTAA